A single region of the Massilia sp. erpn genome encodes:
- a CDS encoding GMC family oxidoreductase: MSDTAFDYIIVGGGSAGAVLAARLSEKPGRRVLLLEAGQSFDPHEYPELIYNSNIVAANGDARYDWGYHAIPGPHDNPVYTPRGKVVGGSSAINAAVACRATPYCFDLWEKAGVKGWSFEEVLPYYKKMESSQHGEERWHGRSGPLPIHQMSRAAISPVQRAMVDAALELGYAAVDDFNSDRNNGAGPNPMNIVNGVRVNTGMAYLTHAVRSRPNLKIQPLCLVDRVRFDGRKAVAVVLADGHEIAARDIILSAGAYGSTAILLRSGVGPKAHLEELGIPLLREAAVGTHLRDHPFYWMNFAGVPELKGQEKPVVGAQLWTNSSHASSEMELDIAISPSHLLDGAVSPTGVAFTLGLELMNAKSVGWVRLASRDPAQAPLINFNHLDDPDDMRRMVECFRLARKLAATGPLAELTVAEIFPGAEVESDAEIEQALLKAVSTIQHPCATARMGRPDDPLAVVDEAARVYGVEGLRVIDASIFPDIPLINLNPTVIMMAEKLYAEHLA, from the coding sequence ATGAGTGATACTGCATTCGACTACATCATCGTTGGCGGCGGCTCGGCCGGCGCCGTGCTGGCGGCGCGCCTGAGCGAGAAGCCCGGGCGGCGCGTGCTGCTGCTGGAAGCGGGCCAGAGTTTTGACCCGCACGAATACCCGGAGCTGATCTACAACAGCAATATCGTGGCAGCCAACGGCGATGCGCGCTACGACTGGGGCTACCATGCCATTCCCGGCCCGCACGACAATCCGGTGTATACGCCGCGCGGCAAGGTGGTGGGCGGCAGCTCCGCCATCAACGCCGCCGTGGCCTGCCGCGCCACGCCTTACTGCTTCGATTTATGGGAGAAGGCTGGGGTAAAAGGCTGGTCCTTCGAGGAGGTGCTGCCTTACTATAAAAAAATGGAGAGCAGCCAGCATGGCGAGGAGCGCTGGCATGGCCGCAGCGGGCCTTTGCCCATCCACCAGATGTCGCGCGCCGCCATCTCGCCGGTGCAGCGCGCCATGGTCGATGCGGCGCTGGAACTGGGCTACGCGGCGGTGGATGATTTCAACTCGGACCGGAACAATGGCGCCGGGCCGAATCCCATGAACATCGTCAACGGCGTGCGCGTGAACACCGGCATGGCCTATCTGACGCATGCGGTGCGCTCGCGGCCCAACCTGAAGATACAGCCGCTATGCCTGGTGGACCGGGTGCGCTTCGACGGCCGCAAGGCGGTCGCCGTGGTGCTGGCCGACGGGCATGAAATCGCCGCGCGCGACATCATCCTGAGCGCCGGCGCCTACGGCAGCACGGCCATCCTGCTGCGTTCGGGCGTCGGTCCCAAAGCGCATCTGGAAGAGCTGGGCATTCCGCTGCTGCGCGAGGCGGCGGTCGGCACGCATCTGCGTGATCATCCCTTCTACTGGATGAATTTCGCCGGCGTGCCGGAGTTGAAGGGACAGGAAAAGCCGGTGGTCGGCGCCCAGCTGTGGACCAATTCCAGCCATGCCTCGTCGGAGATGGAGCTGGATATCGCCATCTCGCCTTCGCACCTGCTGGACGGCGCCGTCAGCCCGACTGGCGTGGCCTTTACCCTGGGGCTGGAACTGATGAATGCCAAGTCCGTGGGCTGGGTCAGACTGGCCAGCCGCGACCCGGCGCAGGCGCCGCTGATCAACTTCAACCATCTGGACGATCCGGATGACATGCGGCGCATGGTGGAGTGCTTCCGCCTGGCGCGCAAGCTGGCGGCCACGGGGCCTTTGGCCGAACTGACCGTGGCGGAGATCTTCCCCGGTGCCGAGGTGGAAAGCGATGCCGAGATCGAGCAGGCCTTGCTGAAGGCCGTGTCCACCATTCAGCATCCCTGCGCCACGGCGCGCATGGGACGGCCGGACGATCCGCTCGCCGTGGTTGACGAGGCGGCGCGCGTCTACGGTGTGGAAGGCTTGCGCGTGATCGACGCTTCGATTTTCCCGGACATCCCGCTGATCAACCTGAATCCCACCGTGATCATGATGGCCGAAAAGCTGTATGCCGAGCACCTGGCCTGA
- a CDS encoding NAD(P)-dependent alcohol dehydrogenase — translation MKIRAALAGRAAEPFRLADLTLDDPRDDEVLVRVVATGICHTDLAVRDQHIATPLPIVLGHEGAGIVERVGARVSKVAVGDHVVLSLGACGVCEKCHSGLPTYCVHHVALNFGGARLDGSTCLHHGMYEVHSHFFCQSSFATRAIAPASSVVKVPKGVPLEFLGPFACGIMTGAGAVMNTLRPAPGSTLAVFGTGAVGLAAIMAARVAGCAAIIAVDIKDSRLDLARELGATHTVNGSKEDAVVRIRTITEGGVHGAVESTGVTRVMTQAVDALAENGVCVITGAPPAGSRFDIDLWHLLRGRVVRGSVMGDAVPDVFIPRLVELFRQGRFPADRMMKVYELEQINQAAEDALSGATVKALLRMPH, via the coding sequence ATGAAAATACGAGCCGCCTTGGCGGGCCGCGCCGCGGAACCGTTCCGCCTGGCCGACCTGACGCTGGACGATCCACGCGACGACGAAGTGCTGGTGCGCGTGGTCGCCACCGGCATCTGCCACACCGACCTCGCCGTGCGCGACCAGCACATCGCCACGCCGCTGCCCATCGTGCTCGGTCATGAGGGCGCGGGCATCGTCGAGCGCGTTGGCGCGCGCGTAAGCAAGGTGGCGGTGGGCGACCACGTGGTGCTGAGCCTGGGCGCCTGCGGCGTCTGCGAGAAATGCCACAGCGGCCTGCCCACTTACTGCGTGCACCATGTGGCGCTGAATTTCGGCGGCGCGCGCCTGGATGGCTCGACCTGCCTGCATCACGGCATGTATGAGGTGCATAGCCATTTCTTCTGCCAGTCCTCCTTTGCCACGCGTGCCATCGCGCCAGCCAGTTCGGTGGTGAAGGTGCCGAAGGGTGTACCGCTTGAGTTTCTCGGTCCCTTCGCCTGCGGCATCATGACCGGCGCCGGGGCGGTGATGAACACCCTGCGGCCCGCGCCGGGCAGCACGCTGGCTGTTTTCGGCACCGGCGCCGTGGGCCTGGCCGCCATCATGGCCGCCCGCGTGGCCGGCTGCGCTGCCATCATCGCGGTGGATATCAAGGACAGCCGCCTCGATCTGGCGCGCGAACTGGGCGCCACCCACACCGTCAACGGCAGCAAGGAGGACGCCGTGGTGCGCATCCGTACCATCACCGAAGGCGGCGTGCACGGCGCGGTCGAATCGACCGGTGTGACGCGGGTGATGACGCAGGCCGTCGACGCGCTGGCGGAAAACGGCGTATGCGTGATCACCGGCGCGCCGCCGGCCGGCTCGCGCTTCGACATCGACCTATGGCATTTGCTGCGCGGCCGCGTGGTGCGCGGCAGCGTGATGGGCGACGCCGTGCCCGACGTCTTCATCCCGCGCCTGGTGGAGCTGTTCCGCCAGGGCCGCTTCCCGGCCGACCGCATGATGAAGGTGTATGAGCTGGAGCAGATCAACCAGGCCGCCGAAGACGCCTTGTCCGGCGCCACCGTCAAAGCCCTGCTGCGCATGCCGCACTGA
- a CDS encoding ABC transporter ATP-binding protein: MKLAIEELNHSFALDEVLADIGLTLEAGESLALVGPSGCGKTTLLNLIAGLLQPREGRIENSFTSMAYMFQQPRLLPWKTARDNIALGLKARGMPRGEREARAADLGRKLGLEAADLDKFPHALSGGMQSRVALARALALEPDLLLLDEPFSALDVGLKMELYALLLEQQAQRSSAVLMITHDLMEAVRLADRIAMMAAAPGRIVRTFTLSRPQHERDDGWVYRTTAKLMQEPEVRAGFGLGRAMLSTDDESGDGIASAREDKPARRREMRCA, from the coding sequence ATGAAGCTCGCCATCGAGGAACTGAACCACAGCTTCGCGCTGGACGAGGTGCTGGCCGATATCGGCCTGACCTTGGAGGCGGGCGAGTCGCTGGCCCTGGTCGGTCCATCCGGCTGCGGCAAGACCACCTTGCTGAACCTGATCGCCGGCCTGCTGCAGCCACGCGAGGGCCGCATCGAAAACAGTTTCACCAGCATGGCCTATATGTTCCAGCAACCGCGCCTGCTGCCGTGGAAAACGGCGCGCGACAATATCGCCCTGGGCCTGAAGGCACGCGGCATGCCGCGTGGCGAACGCGAAGCGCGCGCCGCTGATCTGGGCCGCAAGCTTGGACTGGAGGCGGCCGATCTGGACAAGTTCCCGCACGCCCTGTCCGGCGGCATGCAAAGCCGCGTGGCGCTGGCGCGTGCGCTGGCGCTGGAACCGGACCTGCTGCTGCTCGACGAACCCTTCTCGGCGCTGGATGTGGGCTTGAAGATGGAACTGTACGCCCTGCTGCTCGAGCAGCAGGCGCAGCGCAGCAGCGCCGTGCTGATGATCACCCACGACCTGATGGAAGCGGTGCGCCTGGCCGACCGCATTGCCATGATGGCCGCCGCGCCGGGACGCATCGTGCGCACCTTCACCCTGAGCCGCCCGCAGCATGAGCGCGACGATGGCTGGGTCTACCGCACCACAGCCAAATTGATGCAGGAACCGGAAGTACGCGCCGGCTTCGGCCTTGGCCGCGCCATGCTCTCTACCGACGACGAGAGCGGCGATGGCATCGCCAGCGCGCGCGAAGACAAGCCGGCACGCCGCAGGGAGATGCGCTGTGCCTGA
- a CDS encoding NnrS family protein, with protein MPDFMPRPLQAHPLFLCGFRPFFLFTAGWGTLAMAAWLAMLAGWLPMPAVAGGALQWHAHEMLYGFAMASVAGFLLTAVPEFTGAPGYGGGTLFELSLLWLGARLAFLLSPWLGVWPAAVLNAALPLWLLWLLAPPIWRDPGRRHLSFLYALAALAAADAGFFIALARGAAALPWLYAANGMLMVLIVVTVSRVSMRIVNSGMDGDDDSGAAYLARPPRRNLATFAIALCTAAEFVLPGNAVAGWLALAASAAMLNLLNDWHVGIPLFRRWPLMLYAVYWLMALGFGAMGASLLGAPWPVSAGRHLLMAGAISLAILSVMCIAGRSHAGHWPERRTWVPLAAATIVLAALLRYAAGLPQAGTLAASLLAASGLLWLAAFALYLRYFWPILAGPRPDQAQGCAGPAEEA; from the coding sequence GTGCCTGATTTCATGCCACGTCCGCTGCAGGCGCACCCGCTCTTCCTGTGCGGCTTCCGTCCCTTCTTCCTGTTCACGGCCGGCTGGGGTACGCTGGCCATGGCTGCCTGGCTGGCGATGCTGGCCGGCTGGCTGCCCATGCCCGCTGTGGCGGGCGGCGCGCTGCAGTGGCACGCCCATGAAATGCTGTACGGTTTTGCCATGGCCTCCGTGGCCGGTTTCCTGCTCACGGCCGTGCCGGAATTCACCGGCGCACCAGGCTATGGCGGCGGCACGCTGTTCGAACTGAGCCTGCTGTGGCTGGGCGCCCGCCTCGCCTTCCTGCTTTCGCCGTGGCTTGGTGTCTGGCCGGCCGCCGTGCTGAATGCCGCCCTGCCGCTCTGGCTACTGTGGCTGCTGGCGCCGCCGATATGGCGCGATCCCGGCCGCCGCCATCTGAGCTTCCTCTACGCGCTGGCGGCATTGGCCGCCGCCGATGCCGGCTTCTTTATCGCCCTGGCGCGCGGCGCGGCGGCGCTACCCTGGCTGTATGCGGCCAATGGCATGCTGATGGTGCTGATCGTGGTCACGGTCAGCCGCGTCTCCATGCGCATCGTGAACAGCGGCATGGATGGCGACGATGACAGTGGCGCGGCCTATCTGGCGCGGCCGCCGCGGCGCAATCTCGCCACCTTCGCCATTGCGCTGTGCACGGCGGCGGAATTCGTCTTGCCGGGGAATGCCGTCGCCGGCTGGCTGGCCCTGGCCGCCAGCGCCGCCATGCTCAATCTGCTCAACGACTGGCATGTGGGCATACCCCTGTTCCGCCGCTGGCCGCTGATGTTGTATGCCGTGTACTGGCTGATGGCGCTCGGCTTCGGCGCCATGGGCGCCAGCCTGTTAGGCGCACCCTGGCCGGTATCGGCCGGACGCCATCTGCTGATGGCAGGCGCCATCAGTCTCGCCATCCTGAGCGTGATGTGCATCGCAGGCCGCAGCCATGCCGGACACTGGCCGGAACGGCGCACCTGGGTGCCGCTGGCGGCCGCCACCATCGTCCTGGCCGCGCTGCTGCGCTATGCGGCGGGCCTGCCGCAGGCGGGGACGCTGGCGGCCAGCCTGCTGGCCGCATCCGGCCTGCTGTGGCTCGCCGCCTTCGCACTCTACCTGCGCTACTTCTGGCCCATCCTGGCCGGACCAAGACCGGACCAGGCGCAGGGCTGCGCTGGTCCGGCTGAAGAGGCGTGA
- a CDS encoding TonB-dependent receptor: protein MSRLPTPLAAGLLAGCSLLAAETAAQESTLPLTTVTAKGYAGEDLQTPLAAVSLSRDELLARGAANAGDALRGVPGLAVASDGPQGQNPVIRGLKKESITLLIDGMRVNSAQPAGAIASLLSLGLTDRLEVVKGPASVLYGAGAMGGAINILTPQAKFVPGAQISTSVGGDSASDALRAAAIANMSQGDHAFMLGAAIARIGDYRSPAGEVAHSGYDSDSFIGQYRFRIDGSQQLRVSLQRHRDDDVWYPGSAKPGTPPTLGVVTVRAPKQERKLAEVGYSRKDSGTLNFDVRAYRQEVRRQIQAYAAALGRNQSETDVTFTTDGVDASANWLAHPQHLLSFGVNAWKMKAAPERYLNNNPPLFNNHVRNDPFRDGKIDALGLYVQDDARFGQLNVLAGLRYDRIKGSAESMSNGAVRNGLARSDHATSGSLGAIYEASPLLRPYANLSRGFRAGEMRERFEASPRGDGYYYVGNPQIRPEKATQFELGLKGEDSRFSYSLSAYRSRISDYITGRVTGAVNAGLPVKQTENIGRATLKGLEFQGRWQVLNQQWLTAAYSRIRGENDDLREPLFQMPADEASLGWQGRIASGWSGDATLRMVKRQDRVARIFARGTENATAGFGTADIGLTYRWTKNSLRIALKNLADKAYHEHLTEGLSGQEIQAPGRSLALNWQSNF, encoded by the coding sequence ATGTCCCGCCTACCCACTCCCCTCGCCGCCGGCCTGCTGGCCGGTTGCAGCCTGCTGGCCGCCGAAACGGCCGCGCAGGAAAGCACCCTGCCCCTGACCACCGTTACCGCCAAAGGCTATGCGGGCGAAGACCTGCAAACGCCGCTGGCCGCCGTTTCGCTAAGCCGCGACGAGCTGCTGGCGCGCGGCGCGGCCAACGCCGGCGATGCGCTGCGCGGCGTGCCAGGGCTGGCGGTCGCCAGCGATGGGCCGCAGGGACAAAATCCGGTGATCCGTGGCTTGAAGAAGGAGAGCATCACCCTGCTGATCGACGGCATGCGCGTCAATTCGGCGCAGCCGGCGGGCGCCATCGCCTCCCTGCTGTCGCTGGGATTGACGGATCGGCTGGAAGTGGTGAAAGGCCCGGCTTCCGTGCTGTACGGCGCGGGCGCCATGGGCGGCGCCATCAATATTCTGACGCCGCAAGCCAAATTTGTTCCGGGCGCGCAGATCAGCACCAGCGTGGGCGGCGACAGCGCCAGCGATGCGCTGCGCGCGGCAGCCATCGCCAATATGTCGCAGGGCGACCATGCCTTCATGCTGGGTGCGGCCATCGCCCGCATCGGCGATTACCGCAGCCCGGCGGGCGAGGTGGCGCATAGCGGCTACGACTCGGACAGCTTTATCGGCCAGTACCGCTTCCGCATCGACGGCAGCCAGCAGCTGCGCGTATCGCTGCAAAGACACCGCGACGACGACGTGTGGTATCCCGGCTCGGCCAAACCCGGCACGCCGCCTACGCTGGGCGTGGTGACGGTGCGCGCGCCGAAGCAGGAGCGCAAGCTGGCCGAGGTGGGTTACAGCCGCAAGGACAGCGGCACCCTGAATTTCGACGTGCGCGCCTACCGCCAGGAAGTGCGCCGCCAGATCCAGGCCTATGCCGCCGCGCTGGGCCGCAACCAGAGCGAAACCGACGTCACCTTCACCACTGACGGCGTGGACGCCAGCGCCAACTGGCTGGCCCATCCCCAGCATCTGCTGAGCTTCGGCGTAAATGCCTGGAAGATGAAAGCCGCGCCGGAACGCTATCTGAATAATAATCCGCCGCTGTTCAACAACCATGTGCGCAACGATCCCTTCCGCGACGGGAAGATCGACGCCCTCGGTCTCTATGTGCAGGATGACGCGCGCTTCGGCCAGCTGAATGTGCTGGCGGGTCTGCGCTACGACCGCATCAAAGGCTCGGCCGAGTCGATGAGCAATGGCGCAGTGCGCAACGGCCTTGCGCGCAGCGACCACGCTACCTCCGGCAGTCTGGGCGCGATTTACGAAGCGTCGCCGCTGCTGCGGCCTTACGCCAATCTGTCGCGCGGCTTCCGCGCCGGCGAGATGCGCGAGCGCTTTGAAGCATCGCCGCGCGGCGACGGTTACTACTATGTGGGCAATCCGCAGATCCGCCCCGAGAAGGCGACGCAGTTCGAGCTGGGCCTGAAAGGCGAGGATAGCCGTTTCAGCTATAGCCTGTCGGCCTACCGCAGCCGCATCAGCGACTACATCACGGGCCGCGTCACCGGCGCGGTGAATGCCGGCCTGCCGGTCAAGCAAACCGAGAATATCGGCCGCGCCACGCTGAAAGGCCTGGAATTCCAGGGTCGCTGGCAAGTCCTCAACCAACAGTGGCTGACGGCGGCCTACTCGCGCATTCGCGGCGAGAACGACGACCTGCGCGAGCCGCTGTTCCAGATGCCGGCCGACGAAGCTTCGCTGGGCTGGCAGGGGCGCATCGCCAGCGGCTGGAGCGGCGACGCCACGCTGCGCATGGTCAAGCGCCAGGACCGCGTGGCGCGCATCTTCGCGCGCGGCACGGAGAATGCAACGGCGGGCTTCGGCACAGCCGATATCGGCCTGACCTACCGCTGGACCAAGAACAGCCTGCGCATCGCGCTGAAGAACCTGGCCGACAAGGCTTACCACGAGCACCTGACCGAAGGCTTGTCCGGCCAGGAAATCCAGGCGCCGGGCCGCAGCCTGGCCCTCAACTGGCAAAGCAATTTCTGA
- a CDS encoding LysR family transcriptional regulator, translating into MNYQFPWIEAFVKVLETGSFTEAARVLGVTKSVVSKRVQDLEQALGAKLLHRSTRRLTPTDVGQGFYEKTRSILIDLDGAVEDVTKSGGRLTGAIRISAPMSFGTMHLGPALYPFLRRHAQLQVALSLNDQRTDLQTEGFDLGIRIGRPGDSSLIGRKLGISRRVLVCSPDYARRKGIPATPEELRDHDCIHYLTVNPNQLWQFERPNGEIRSAPINARFIVNNGEATRDAACAGLGISVQPLFLAWEAIRDGRLQILPNFKLADDYIYALYPQDRHRSEKVRAIVEYLSGCWQQPAWDRVVHP; encoded by the coding sequence ATGAATTACCAATTCCCGTGGATCGAAGCCTTCGTCAAAGTGCTGGAGACGGGCAGCTTTACCGAGGCGGCAAGGGTGCTGGGCGTGACCAAGTCGGTGGTCAGCAAGCGCGTGCAGGATCTGGAACAGGCGCTTGGCGCCAAACTGCTGCACCGCTCCACGCGCCGCCTGACGCCCACCGATGTGGGCCAGGGCTTTTACGAAAAAACGCGCAGCATCCTGATCGACCTGGATGGCGCGGTGGAAGACGTGACCAAGAGCGGCGGCCGGCTGACGGGCGCCATCCGCATTTCCGCGCCCATGAGTTTCGGCACCATGCATCTGGGGCCGGCGCTCTATCCGTTTTTGCGGCGGCATGCGCAATTGCAGGTGGCGCTCTCGCTCAACGATCAGCGCACCGACCTGCAGACCGAAGGTTTCGACCTGGGCATCCGCATCGGACGGCCCGGCGACTCCTCCCTGATCGGCCGCAAGCTCGGCATCAGCCGCCGCGTCCTGGTCTGCAGTCCGGACTATGCGCGGCGCAAAGGCATTCCGGCCACGCCGGAGGAATTGCGCGATCACGACTGCATCCACTACCTGACCGTCAATCCCAACCAACTCTGGCAGTTCGAGCGGCCGAACGGCGAGATCCGCTCGGCCCCGATCAACGCCCGCTTCATCGTCAACAATGGCGAAGCGACGCGCGACGCCGCCTGCGCCGGCCTGGGTATTTCAGTGCAGCCGCTGTTCCTGGCCTGGGAAGCGATCCGCGACGGCCGGCTGCAGATCCTGCCGAACTTCAAACTGGCGGACGACTACATCTACGCCCTCTACCCGCAAGACCGCCACCGTTCCGAAAAGGTGCGCGCCATCGTCGAATACCTGTCCGGCTGTTGGCAGCAGCCGGCCTGGGACCGTGTGGTTCATCCTTAA
- a CDS encoding ABC transporter permease, producing the protein MRLLRDWLYGIPAYLWSGWGAIASLCLFLALWEWGAQLYGALILPGPQQAFSTLAELLSSGAAWPELWATARRSLAGFALSVAAGSTLGLVAGLSMTTAMVSRPIVTLLVGMPPIAWLVLALLWFGAGDATPVFTVFVACFPVIFAGALQGTRTLDRQLKDVARAYRLPLGMTLFDVYLPHVLSYLFPSWITALGMSWKIAVMAELLATADGVGAALAVTRSHLDTAASLAWVVAVLGLLLAVEYLLLEPIKREVERWREATS; encoded by the coding sequence ATGAGACTCCTGCGCGACTGGCTGTATGGCATCCCCGCTTATCTATGGAGCGGCTGGGGCGCCATCGCCAGTCTGTGCCTGTTTCTCGCGCTGTGGGAATGGGGCGCGCAGCTGTATGGCGCGCTGATCCTGCCCGGCCCGCAGCAAGCCTTTTCCACCTTGGCCGAGCTGCTGTCCTCGGGTGCGGCCTGGCCGGAACTGTGGGCGACCGCGCGCCGTTCGCTGGCCGGCTTCGCGCTGTCGGTGGCGGCGGGCAGCACGCTGGGCCTGGTGGCGGGACTGTCCATGACCACGGCCATGGTCTCGCGCCCCATTGTCACCCTGCTGGTCGGCATGCCGCCGATCGCCTGGCTGGTATTGGCCCTGCTGTGGTTCGGCGCGGGCGACGCCACGCCGGTGTTCACCGTCTTCGTGGCCTGCTTCCCGGTCATCTTCGCCGGGGCGCTGCAAGGCACGCGCACCCTGGACCGCCAGCTCAAGGATGTGGCACGCGCCTACCGCCTGCCGCTGGGCATGACCTTGTTCGACGTGTATCTACCGCATGTGCTGTCCTACCTCTTCCCATCCTGGATTACGGCATTGGGCATGTCGTGGAAGATCGCCGTCATGGCCGAGCTGCTGGCCACCGCCGATGGCGTCGGTGCGGCGCTGGCCGTCACGCGCTCGCATCTGGACACGGCGGCGTCGCTGGCCTGGGTCGTGGCCGTGCTTGGCTTGCTGCTGGCGGTGGAATACCTGCTGCTGGAACCCATCAAGCGCGAAGTGGAGCGCTGGCGCGAGGCCACATCATGA
- a CDS encoding ABC transporter substrate-binding protein, whose amino-acid sequence MNTLRRTVLAAALAAVSVFAQAAKLPKLVLAGPYASVSFPLIHMAESGALSDLAEQVEFVAWRDPDQLRVLTLGGKADFIATPTNVAANLYNRGAPLSLLNVSSWGMLWMVSRDANMKTLADFKGKEIAMPFRADMPDIVFGALTEKQGLDPRKDFRMRYVATPMDAMQLLLTRRADHVLLAEPAASMALRKSRSFPISAIAPELHRSVDLQKEWGRVFQREARLPQAGIAVLGKAKNDAALVERFQSAYAASLKWCNEHADACGAMVAKRIDMLTPEAVADSIRLGRSQFLTAQQARPELEAFFSVLLNKQPAILGGKLPDAGFYAGSIPAEKTADKR is encoded by the coding sequence ATGAACACCCTGCGCCGCACCGTACTGGCAGCCGCCCTCGCCGCTGTCTCCGTCTTCGCCCAGGCGGCGAAGCTGCCCAAGCTGGTGCTGGCCGGCCCGTATGCCAGCGTATCCTTCCCGCTGATCCATATGGCCGAAAGCGGCGCACTTTCCGATCTGGCCGAGCAGGTGGAATTCGTGGCCTGGCGCGACCCCGACCAGCTACGCGTGCTGACCCTGGGCGGCAAGGCCGACTTCATCGCCACGCCCACCAATGTGGCGGCCAATCTGTATAACCGCGGCGCGCCGCTGTCATTACTGAATGTCTCCTCCTGGGGCATGTTGTGGATGGTGTCGCGCGATGCGAATATGAAAACGCTGGCCGATTTCAAGGGCAAGGAAATCGCCATGCCCTTCCGCGCCGATATGCCGGACATCGTTTTCGGCGCCCTGACCGAGAAGCAGGGTCTGGACCCGCGCAAGGACTTCCGCATGCGCTATGTGGCCACGCCGATGGACGCCATGCAGCTGCTGCTGACGCGCCGCGCCGACCATGTGCTGTTGGCCGAACCGGCTGCTTCCATGGCGCTGCGCAAGAGCCGCTCCTTCCCCATCAGCGCCATCGCGCCCGAGCTGCACCGCAGCGTGGACCTACAGAAGGAATGGGGCCGCGTCTTCCAGCGCGAGGCGCGCCTGCCGCAAGCGGGCATCGCCGTGCTGGGCAAGGCGAAGAACGATGCCGCCCTGGTGGAGCGCTTCCAGTCCGCCTATGCCGCCTCGCTCAAATGGTGCAATGAACATGCCGACGCCTGCGGCGCCATGGTCGCCAAGCGCATCGATATGCTGACGCCGGAGGCGGTGGCCGATTCGATCCGCCTGGGCCGCAGTCAGTTCCTCACGGCGCAGCAGGCACGCCCCGAGCTGGAAGCTTTCTTCAGCGTCCTGCTCAATAAACAGCCCGCCATCCTGGGCGGAAAACTGCCGGACGCCGGCTTCTATGCCGGCAGCATCCCAGCCGAGAAGACAGCGGACAAGCGATGA
- a CDS encoding CoA ester lyase — MNTVYRSWLCSSPFRGNLLQRTIQCDADICLFDLEDSVPQHLKPTAREELVKQMGLPHEKKYALRINALSTRNGLNDIMLLADNDFDVDIIQLPKVESAGEIRMACHLLNEMGRKAEIFAIIETLAGLKAIDEICAVGGQLRGLILGSADISSEIGIQVNNKGRMLGQIKYQIAVAALRNGLHAIDSPCFAIDDALSLQEELDIALDLGFTGKIAIHPSQVASINHAFSPSEAELREAIAVVRSVDDSTHGIAAVQGQMIGPPFAKYAQKVIQKAGLTTEHARQ, encoded by the coding sequence ATGAATACTGTCTACAGAAGCTGGCTGTGCTCCTCTCCTTTCCGGGGGAATTTACTTCAGCGCACAATTCAGTGCGACGCCGATATCTGTCTCTTTGATTTGGAAGATTCCGTTCCACAACACTTGAAACCGACGGCGCGTGAAGAACTGGTAAAGCAAATGGGTCTTCCCCATGAAAAAAAATATGCTTTACGTATCAACGCCTTATCTACAAGAAATGGCCTAAACGACATAATGTTGCTGGCCGATAACGATTTCGATGTGGATATTATTCAATTGCCCAAGGTCGAATCGGCAGGGGAAATCCGTATGGCCTGCCATTTGCTAAATGAAATGGGGCGTAAAGCGGAGATATTCGCCATTATCGAAACGCTGGCAGGATTGAAAGCAATTGATGAAATTTGCGCCGTTGGCGGACAATTGCGCGGCTTGATTCTGGGTTCCGCCGACATTTCTTCGGAAATCGGCATCCAGGTCAATAATAAGGGCCGTATGCTGGGCCAGATCAAATATCAGATCGCGGTGGCCGCGCTGCGAAATGGGTTACATGCTATCGACTCACCCTGTTTCGCCATTGACGATGCCCTCTCCCTGCAAGAGGAATTGGACATCGCGCTGGATCTGGGTTTTACCGGCAAGATCGCCATCCATCCTTCGCAGGTTGCATCCATTAACCACGCCTTCTCGCCTTCCGAGGCCGAGCTGCGCGAAGCCATCGCCGTCGTGCGCTCGGTCGACGATTCCACCCACGGCATCGCAGCGGTGCAGGGCCAGATGATCGGCCCGCCGTTCGCCAAGTACGCGCAAAAAGTCATTCAAAAAGCAGGTCTAACCACGGAGCACGCACGTCAATGA